From Simonsiella muelleri ATCC 29453:
TGATTAACAGATTGATTTTGTGATGAATGAGCTTGTGGTATCGGCAAATCCAGTTCAGGAATTTTCGGAACAGGGTATTTCGTCTTATCCAAACGCGCTGTAAAAACAGGGTCTTGCCAATAAATGATTTTTTGCGCGTAAATCGGACGGACTTTGTTTAACGTAACAATGCAGTCGCTCGCTGGCATGGTTTTCATCTCGTCTGGATTCATCACAGCGCGTTTTTGGTCGGAAATACTTTGGCTACGGCTCGTGCCACGCCCCGAAGAACGCGAACTGGAACGGCTTTTAAACGTCTCATAACCGATGATTTCGCTGTATTCTTGCGCGTCCTTTTGGTCACGTGGTGTGTACAACACCCGACAGGCAAAGTTGGTTGTGAGCGTCCGTGCCGCTTCTTTGCCGTAGATGTCTTCCAGTTGGGACGGCGACTGGTTGATAATCAGCAAACGCAAATTGTAGCCAGCGATAAACGCCACCGCGTTCACAATAACCGACATTTTGCCCAATGCTGGGAACTCATCCATTAACAGCAAACATTGGTGTTTCAGCGCAGGATTATTTTCAGGCAGCCCTTGTTGAACATTCACATCAATCAGCTGATTAAAAAACAAATTCATCAAATTGCGAAATGTTCCCATTTCCGTAGGCACAATACCAATGTAAATTGTCATGCGCTTTTTGCGGAGTTCGTCCAGCCTGAAATCATCTGAAGACGTGGCTTTTTCCACAACAGGGTCAAGAAACATACCCAACGGCGCGGTCAGAGATGACAAAATATCAGCCCCAGTTTTGGGCGAGCCGTTCACAAATCCCAACAGCAAAGTTTGGCATTGTGAACTCAAATAAGGGCGGCTTTCAATTTCATCTTTCAGCCATTCATTGAGCGGTTGCCCATCGGTCGGCGAAGTCAAGCGGAATAGATTGGCTAATGTAGTGCGTTGGCGATAATCGCTTAAATCGCGCTCGTGTTCGGTTTCAATCAAAAACAAACTCAATCCGACAAATAATTTACGCGCAGATTCCGTGAAAAATTGGGAACTGCCACTATCGTTATGCCCCGAAGCCAACAGAATTTGTGCCATATTCATCAAGTCTTTATATGTGAAACGTGCATCGCGGCGTATGTAGGTGTAGGGGTTCCAACAATGCGACATCAGGGGTGACATTTCTTTTAATTTGGGGTCGGGGTTGTCTTCGCTTTTGGGTAAAATCCCTGCTGGATTAAACAAATAAACTTCTTGCCCGTGTGCTTGGCGGAAACCTGCTGTAATCAAAAAGTTTTCATATTTGGGGTCGTAAACCACCATACTGTCCCGATAATGCAGGCAGTTGGGAATCACAATGCCCACGCCTTTACCCGAGCGTGTAGGCGCGTCCAATTCAAAAAATTCATTGCCAAACCAGCGCAAATATTGTCCTTTGTGTTTGCCAATCAAAATATCGGGAAATTTTTGTTTGGTTTGTTCTTGTGGGCTTTGCAATAAACCTGCTTGGCGGATTTCCATGTCGTTGGCAAACCGTGCCGAGCCGTGCAATTCGCGTTTGGGTTTGCCCAAAATTACAGCCAATAAAACCACAATCACAGGCAAAAAGCCCAACAGAGCCGACAGCACCGTAGAAACCACCAAAGGCATGAACATGGTTTCGGGCAGCCTGTTCATCTGCCAATATTTCAGCAATAAAAATGGGCTGGGTTCGGTTTTTTTGAGCGAGAGCCAATCCACAAAAACGGTCGCACCCAAATAAAAACCGCCTGCCAACGCAAGCGGTTCAAGGACTACCAAGAAAATAATCAGGGGGAGTATGGGGCGTTTGGGTTCAGACATGGGTTTTCCTTT
This genomic window contains:
- a CDS encoding type IV secretory system conjugative DNA transfer family protein is translated as MSEPKRPILPLIIFLVVLEPLALAGGFYLGATVFVDWLSLKKTEPSPFLLLKYWQMNRLPETMFMPLVVSTVLSALLGFLPVIVVLLAVILGKPKRELHGSARFANDMEIRQAGLLQSPQEQTKQKFPDILIGKHKGQYLRWFGNEFFELDAPTRSGKGVGIVIPNCLHYRDSMVVYDPKYENFLITAGFRQAHGQEVYLFNPAGILPKSEDNPDPKLKEMSPLMSHCWNPYTYIRRDARFTYKDLMNMAQILLASGHNDSGSSQFFTESARKLFVGLSLFLIETEHERDLSDYRQRTTLANLFRLTSPTDGQPLNEWLKDEIESRPYLSSQCQTLLLGFVNGSPKTGADILSSLTAPLGMFLDPVVEKATSSDDFRLDELRKKRMTIYIGIVPTEMGTFRNLMNLFFNQLIDVNVQQGLPENNPALKHQCLLLMDEFPALGKMSVIVNAVAFIAGYNLRLLIINQSPSQLEDIYGKEAARTLTTNFACRVLYTPRDQKDAQEYSEIIGYETFKSRSSSRSSGRGTSRSQSISDQKRAVMNPDEMKTMPASDCIVTLNKVRPIYAQKIIYWQDPVFTARLDKTKYPVPKIPELDLPIPQAHSSQNQSVNHIQPANEPEIRQPENPQPKTEPLSVEEMASFEWEKCVNKEAVRESVLALMIRKGTNDTPENMQAVKDLPDLWLLDKMPETAALLAENPIETTDNET